Proteins from one Trichoplusia ni isolate ovarian cell line Hi5 chromosome 9, tn1, whole genome shotgun sequence genomic window:
- the LOC113497778 gene encoding acyl-CoA synthetase family member 2, mitochondrial, with amino-acid sequence MWNKYTLLAKRLNYIGINRWARQIQSVAGQSYLHNPGSEPLVDDTLGEILYQAANRHPDRIAVTSLHEDVSMTYGELLRQADSLGCALRAQGLEKGDRVGVWTHNNTAWIVAVVAAARAGLISVLINPVYEKSELSYCLNKTQIKSLLIGEGLPNRNYYGTLSQVIPEIQNSSPGSLKSAKVPSLTSIITAGSHKLAGAIRLDSLTGGSGSQISRYGSEVKSSDGCIIHFTSGTTGDPKAALDSHKGVVNNTYFIGKRMTFHEGRHNICVQVPLFHALGSVATVHAGLRHGCTLVLPSPTYDINANIKAMFSEKCTVITGTPTMFVDMLAKVKTMGEVPSKLRVALAAGAPCSPQLIRDLEKYLKTESVKGLYGMTETTASVFQSIAGDSTDLVAETVGYIQDHVEVKVVDEDNNMVPFGSPGELVVRGYNTMICYWDEPEKTRQTISEDGWLKTGDKFTISEDGYGRIVGRLKDIIIRGGENIAPKEIEDLLNTHPDIIESQVIGVPDERLGEDLCAVLRVKEGATVTVEDIKNLCTGQLARFKIPRQLKITQEFPKTASGKIQKYQLRNLVVSGKL; translated from the exons ATGTGGAATAAATATACATTGCTTGCTAAAAGGCTAAACTATATTGGAATTAACAG ATGGGCTCGCCAGATCCAGTCAGTGGCCGGTCAGAGCTACCTCCACAACCCGGGGTCTGAGCCGCTGGTGGACGACACCCTGGGCGAAATCCTCTACCAGGCCGCCAACAGGCACCCGGACAGAATCGCCGTCACATCCCTGCACGAGGATGTCTCGATGACGTATGGAGAGCTGTTGCGACAG GCTGATTCACTTGGTTGCGCTCTTCGGGCTCAGGGTTTAGAGAAAGGTGACAGGGTGGGAGTATGGACACATAACAACACAGCCTGGATTGTGGCTGTGGTTGCTGCGGCCAGAGCTGGTCTTATCTCT GTTCTCATTAATCCAGTATATGAAAAGAGCGAGCTTAGTTACTGTCTCAATAAGACACAGATAAAGAGCTTGCTCATCGGAGAAGGATTGCCCAACAGAAATTACTACGGAACCCTCTCACAAGTCATACCTGAAATACAGAACAGCTCTCCTGGATCTTTGAAGTCTGCTAAAGTTCCGAGTTTGACCTCTATTATTACTGCAGGAAGTCACAAATTGGC aggAGCAATTCGGCTAGACTCGCTGACAGGTGGTTCTGGCAGCCAGATATCTCGGTATGGCAGTGAGGTGAAGTCCAGTGATGGCTGCATCATACACTTCACGTCCGGTACCACTG GAGACCCAAAAGCAGCTTTGGATTCCCACAAGGGCGTAGTAAACAACACGTACTTTATCGGCAAGAGAATGACGTTCCATGAAGGAAGACATAATATTTGTGTGCAG GTGCCTCTGTTCCACGCTCTCGGTTCCGTAGCGACCGTCCACGCCGGGCTGAGGCACGGCTGCACGCTGGTACTGCCGTCCCCGACCTATGACATCAATGCTAATATTAAAGCTATGTTTTCCGAAAA ATGCACAGTTATCACAGGCACTCCGACAATGTTTGTGGACATGCTGGCCAAAGTGAAGACTATGGGTGAGGTGCCGTCAAAGCTGCGCGTGGCGCTGGCCGCCGGTGCGCCCTGCAGCCCACAGCTCATCCGAGACCTCGAGAAGTACCTCAAGACAGAATCTGTCAAG GGTCTATACGGCATGACGGAGACGACTGCTAGCGTGTTCCAAAGCATCGCTGGTGACAGCACAGACTTGGTAGCAGAAACAGTTGGCTACATACAGGACCACGTTGAAGTCAAG GTGGTGGACGAGGACAACAATATGGTACCGTTTGGAAGCCCCGGCGAGCTGGTGGTGCGGGGCTACAACACCATGATCTGCTACTGGGACGAGCCGGAGAAGACTCGACAGACTATCAGCGAGGATGGCTGGCTTAAAACTGG gGATAAATTTACAATCAGTGAGGATGGGTACGGTCGTATTGTGGGTCGTCTGAAGGACATTATTATACGAGGAGGGGAAAATATTGCGCCAAAGGAGATCGAAGACTTACTGAACACTCACCCTGATATTATCGAAAGCCAG GTCATCGGAGTGCCCGACGAGAGGTTAGGAGAGGACCTATGTGCCGTCCTCAGAGTCAAAGAAGGTGCTACAGTTACAGTAGAGGACATTAAAAACCTTTGTACTGGTCAACTCGCGAGGTTCAAGATTCCACGACAGTTGAAGATCACCCAAGAGTTCCCCAAGACAGCTTCGGGCAAAATACAAAAGTATCAGCTTAGGAATTTAGTTGTATCCGGAAAGTTGTAg
- the LOC113497469 gene encoding ankyrin repeat domain-containing protein 7-like: MTPLMYAVKDNRTSFVERLIELGSDVGARNNDNYNVLHISAMYSREDIVKLLLSKRGVDPFATGGSRQQTAVHLVASRQTGTATSILRALLTAAGKDIRLRVDGVSSNSRFKEVLPKTLGV, encoded by the exons ATGACGCCGCTGATGTACGCGGTGAAGGACAACAGGACATCTTTCGTTGAGCGGCTCATCGAACTCGGCTCTGATGTTGGCGCCAGAAATAAT GATAACTACAATGTGCTCCACATATCAGCAATGTACTCGAGGGAGGACATCGTCAAGCTTCTGCTGTCCAAGAGAGGGGTCGACCCATTCGCCACCGGGGGG AGTCGGCAACAAACAGCTGTACACTTGGTGGCGAGCAGACAGACAGGAACGGCGACCAGTATACTTAGAGCCCTGCTCACTGCTGCAGGGAAGGATATCAGACTTCGCGTTGATGGGGTAAGCAGTAACAGCAGGTTTAAGGAGGTTTTACCCAAAACTTTGGGGGTATAG